In one Cloacibacillus porcorum genomic region, the following are encoded:
- the tsaE gene encoding tRNA (adenosine(37)-N6)-threonylcarbamoyltransferase complex ATPase subunit type 1 TsaE — translation MRFRQCLSNSFIVTSESPEETFLVGKALGNAAYPGLLVLLKGSLGMGKTKLTQGVGHALGYERVKSPTFIIMSEYEGAVPLLHADLYRLEDEAEINSLGIEEYLEEGFTAVVEWAERWTEAPDGDRIDVEFEAAPGDGESRSLTFTGYGEAACEALRRVVEEIKTMVSAE, via the coding sequence ATGAGATTCCGGCAGTGCTTAAGTAACAGTTTCATAGTTACAAGCGAGAGTCCGGAAGAGACCTTCCTCGTGGGGAAGGCTCTGGGGAATGCGGCATATCCTGGACTGCTCGTTCTGCTCAAAGGTTCTCTCGGAATGGGGAAGACGAAGCTGACGCAGGGCGTGGGGCACGCGCTGGGTTACGAACGCGTAAAGAGCCCGACATTTATCATCATGAGCGAATACGAGGGCGCGGTCCCGCTTCTCCATGCCGACCTTTACCGGCTGGAAGATGAGGCGGAGATCAATTCTCTTGGAATAGAGGAATATCTCGAAGAGGGCTTCACGGCGGTGGTGGAGTGGGCTGAACGATGGACGGAGGCTCCGGATGGCGACAGGATAGACGTTGAATTTGAGGCGGCCCCCGGAGACGGTGAATCCAGAAGTTTGACATTCACAGGTTACGGAGAGGCGGCCTGCGAAGCCCTTCGGAGGGTTGTGGAGGAGATAAAAACGATGGTGAGTGCGGAATGA
- a CDS encoding 4Fe-4S dicluster domain-containing protein, translating to MAKKFNIDVVEKWCKGCGLCIAICPKKVLELNDQVKSVAVRPEDCIGCRQCENICPDLAITVKECE from the coding sequence TTGGCGAAGAAGTTCAACATCGACGTTGTTGAGAAGTGGTGTAAAGGATGTGGCCTCTGTATCGCTATATGCCCCAAGAAGGTTCTGGAACTTAACGATCAGGTTAAGAGCGTAGCGGTTCGTCCGGAGGACTGCATTGGCTGCCGCCAGTGCGAGAATATCTGCCCGGACCTGGCAATCACTGTTAAGGAGTGTGAATAA
- a CDS encoding 2-oxoacid:acceptor oxidoreductase subunit alpha — protein MAQNEFWQGNKAIAMGAIAAGCRFFGGYPITPSTEVMEVMSEELPKLGGKFVQMEDEIGGIAATLGASIAGLKAMTASSGPGISLKQELLGYGYIAEIPMVLADIQRGGPSTGLPTKVSQADVMQAKWGTHGDHATIAYAPCSIQECYTITIKAFNMAERFRQPVLVMADEVIGHMREKIVIPEPGSYEVVDRKKPTVAPDDFVPYRPDADDVPPMPAFGDGYRWHVTGLTTNEWGFPTNDAPDIDLKANRIIRKVDRCRDEIVEYREDFMEDAEIVVVSYGSVSRSSLRAIRELREQGVKVGHFRPITLWPFPDKEIAAFSKRVKHIIVPELNAGQMVLEVERAVKANCEVHSKSLINGELYKPAEIMSFIKEVA, from the coding sequence ATGGCCCAGAACGAATTTTGGCAGGGTAATAAGGCCATAGCAATGGGCGCTATCGCCGCCGGCTGCAGGTTCTTCGGCGGATATCCGATCACCCCGTCAACAGAAGTTATGGAAGTTATGTCCGAAGAGCTCCCGAAGCTGGGCGGAAAGTTCGTCCAGATGGAGGACGAGATCGGCGGAATCGCCGCTACCCTTGGCGCCTCGATAGCAGGCCTTAAGGCGATGACGGCGAGCTCAGGCCCCGGAATTTCCCTCAAACAGGAGCTTCTCGGTTATGGATATATCGCGGAGATCCCGATGGTTCTCGCCGACATCCAGCGCGGCGGTCCCTCGACCGGGCTTCCCACGAAGGTTTCCCAGGCTGACGTAATGCAGGCCAAGTGGGGAACACACGGCGACCACGCAACGATCGCCTACGCCCCCTGCTCAATTCAGGAGTGCTACACGATCACGATCAAGGCCTTCAACATGGCCGAACGCTTCCGTCAGCCGGTACTCGTCATGGCTGATGAGGTCATTGGACACATGCGCGAGAAGATCGTCATCCCCGAACCCGGGAGCTATGAGGTCGTAGACCGCAAGAAGCCGACCGTAGCGCCCGACGATTTCGTGCCCTATCGCCCCGATGCCGACGACGTTCCTCCGATGCCCGCCTTCGGCGACGGCTATCGCTGGCATGTGACGGGTCTCACCACCAATGAGTGGGGCTTCCCGACAAACGACGCTCCCGACATCGACCTCAAGGCTAACCGCATCATCCGCAAGGTTGACCGCTGCCGCGACGAGATCGTTGAATACAGAGAAGATTTCATGGAAGACGCCGAGATCGTGGTCGTATCATACGGCTCCGTCTCCCGTTCCTCGCTCCGCGCGATCCGCGAGCTCCGCGAGCAGGGAGTCAAGGTCGGACATTTCCGTCCGATCACACTCTGGCCCTTCCCGGATAAAGAAATAGCCGCGTTCTCGAAGAGAGTAAAGCACATCATCGTTCCGGAACTCAATGCCGGACAGATGGTGCTGGAAGTCGAGAGAGCCGTCAAGGCCAACTGCGAAGTACACAGTAAGAGCCTTATCAACGGCGAACTCTACAAGCCGGCTGAGATTATGTCCTTCATCAAGGAGGTGGCGTAA
- the acpS gene encoding holo-ACP synthase → MIRGIGIDLCDIERMKKAVAREGFVKRLFSEGEIAYAKDKADAASHYAAAFAAKEALAKAGGWGLGKMGLDACEVVRTERGPVFNFSADFQRRLEEEGIIRVFLSLSHESGMAAAMVVLEG, encoded by the coding sequence ATGATCAGAGGCATCGGTATTGACCTGTGCGACATCGAACGTATGAAAAAGGCTGTCGCGCGAGAGGGCTTTGTCAAACGTCTGTTCTCAGAGGGCGAGATCGCCTATGCCAAAGACAAGGCGGACGCCGCCTCGCATTATGCCGCGGCCTTTGCCGCGAAGGAGGCTCTGGCTAAGGCCGGCGGCTGGGGGCTTGGGAAGATGGGACTCGATGCCTGCGAGGTGGTTCGCACTGAAAGGGGACCCGTATTCAATTTCAGCGCCGATTTTCAGCGCCGTCTTGAGGAAGAGGGTATAATCCGAGTCTTTCTCAGCCTTTCTCATGAATCCGGCATGGCCGCCGCCATGGTAGTTTTGGAGGGATAA
- the tsaB gene encoding tRNA (adenosine(37)-N6)-threonylcarbamoyltransferase complex dimerization subunit type 1 TsaB has translation MKILGINCAGRWTNVGLAINGNIIGERNLELGRRQSEELPLITADLLDEARMTMSDLELLAVGVGPGYYTGIRAGIAYGAALAEALLLPVVPLSSLEIFIWDLKDRYDCLVPVFKAKRTHCYAAVYDSRKGAAAVPPAFVSEDALLQTLKGYPDAVIVSPDVAQYGRLRESGCPVIERESASGGACAQMGWIYAAKALSPREVQAQYLREPDIGPTDR, from the coding sequence ATGAAAATACTGGGGATAAACTGTGCCGGACGCTGGACGAACGTCGGCCTTGCCATAAACGGAAATATCATCGGAGAGCGCAATCTTGAACTTGGCCGCCGTCAGTCCGAGGAACTGCCGCTCATAACGGCGGACCTTCTTGATGAGGCAAGAATGACGATGTCTGACTTAGAGCTTCTCGCGGTCGGTGTGGGGCCGGGGTATTATACGGGCATTCGTGCCGGTATCGCCTACGGGGCGGCCCTCGCGGAGGCGCTGCTTTTGCCCGTGGTGCCGCTGTCGTCGCTGGAGATCTTCATCTGGGACTTGAAAGATAGATATGACTGCCTCGTGCCGGTCTTTAAGGCAAAGCGCACCCACTGTTACGCTGCGGTCTACGATTCGCGCAAAGGCGCCGCCGCCGTCCCCCCTGCGTTCGTCTCCGAAGATGCGCTGCTGCAGACGCTTAAAGGATATCCCGACGCGGTGATCGTCTCTCCAGACGTCGCCCAGTATGGGAGACTGCGGGAAAGCGGCTGTCCCGTAATTGAACGCGAGAGCGCCTCCGGCGGAGCCTGCGCTCAAATGGGCTGGATCTACGCGGCAAAGGCGCTCTCTCCGCGGGAAGTCCAGGCGCAATATCTGCGCGAACCGGACATCGGCCCCACTGACAGATAA
- a CDS encoding transposase domain-containing protein, with product MGLEHSLAERSIKPFVIGRKNWLFSCSPKGAETSAVIYSIIETAKENHLKPYEYLKYILESMPNTAPERYYTLLPWSKEIPCRCKLKEQTDSTAGDNDESCDHASDAGLNDSEN from the coding sequence GTGGGCCTTGAACACTCCTTAGCGGAACGAAGCATAAAACCATTCGTCATAGGCAGAAAAAACTGGCTCTTTTCCTGCTCCCCCAAAGGAGCGGAAACCAGCGCGGTAATCTACTCAATAATAGAGACGGCAAAAGAGAACCACCTCAAACCATACGAATACCTCAAATACATCCTTGAAAGCATGCCCAACACGGCACCGGAGCGATACTATACTCTCCTGCCCTGGAGCAAAGAGATTCCATGCCGCTGCAAATTGAAAGAGCAGACTGATTCAACGGCCGGCGACAACGACGAATCCTGTGACCATGCCTCTGATGCCGGACTCAACGACTCTGAAAACTGA
- a CDS encoding response regulator yields the protein MEGRVKMVTLSGKRILLCEDHSLNASITIKVLEHEGISVVHANNGKSGLELFLNEPDGYFDAILMDISMPVMDGLDAARAIRASAKKDARTIPIIAMTAKDCSADRDNSLAAGMNAHFAKPVDPTNLYNILAALIKP from the coding sequence ATGGAAGGAAGAGTCAAAATGGTAACCCTGTCCGGAAAGCGCATATTGCTATGCGAAGACCACTCCTTAAATGCCTCTATTACCATAAAAGTACTTGAACATGAGGGAATCTCTGTGGTACACGCAAATAACGGCAAATCTGGCCTTGAGCTGTTTCTTAACGAACCCGACGGTTATTTTGACGCAATCTTGATGGACATCAGCATGCCTGTGATGGACGGCCTTGACGCGGCGAGAGCCATCCGTGCCAGCGCCAAGAAGGATGCCCGTACTATACCGATAATCGCAATGACGGCGAAAGACTGCAGTGCGGACAGGGACAATTCTCTGGCGGCGGGGATGAATGCCCATTTTGCCAAACCGGTGGATCCGACGAACCTGTACAACATTCTGGCGGCGCTGATAAAACCTTAG
- a CDS encoding bifunctional ADP-dependent NAD(P)H-hydrate dehydratase/NAD(P)H-hydrate epimerase has protein sequence MKNFYMPADIREADNIAAAKYGVPSVVLMENAAKNAARAAVELAGDPKDRFVILAGRGNNGGDGFAAARHLLIGGAAVTVLKSDADEVYKNDAAVNLAILRRFDGERLRIFDTPELTDSEISSLIGGARCVIEGLLGTGTSGAPRKEPARLIRLLEGCKNVLALDIPSGIDPESGGVYEPCIRAAETVTFLAPKYGMAFCPAADCCGRIITADIGVPPEAILPRRPKMSLYESGDLHRMLPEISRNIHKTERGNLLVYAGSGSYRGAPLLTVRGALRAGAGLVFAAVPDFIAPHISAELPEAIVLPLATRNGEVEGASASAVISEWLPKCAALVAGPGCGRSEGVEELFLWLWKNCRLPLLLDADMLWFYGRNLSELAPRADVLLTPHSAEAGRILGLTPAEVDSKRAECAFALTAKTGQALLKGRNTLVASSEELRMIAAGSPSLAVPGSGDVLSGIIGAFIAAGIPIADAATAGALAHGLAGEALEARLGVRGALAGEIADEIPAVLK, from the coding sequence ATGAAAAATTTCTATATGCCGGCGGATATCCGCGAAGCGGATAATATCGCCGCCGCCAAATATGGCGTCCCATCCGTAGTACTGATGGAGAATGCCGCGAAAAACGCCGCCCGCGCGGCTGTCGAACTGGCCGGTGATCCAAAGGACCGTTTTGTCATATTGGCTGGCCGCGGAAACAACGGCGGCGACGGATTTGCCGCGGCGCGCCATCTCCTCATCGGCGGGGCGGCAGTGACAGTATTAAAGAGCGACGCCGACGAGGTTTATAAAAATGACGCCGCGGTAAATCTTGCGATACTGAGACGGTTTGACGGCGAAAGACTGAGGATATTCGATACGCCGGAGCTGACCGATTCCGAGATTTCCTCGCTGATTGGCGGCGCACGCTGCGTGATAGAGGGCTTGCTCGGAACAGGAACGTCCGGCGCGCCGCGTAAAGAGCCGGCACGCCTTATAAGGCTTTTAGAGGGATGTAAAAATGTCCTCGCTCTGGATATCCCTTCGGGGATAGATCCAGAAAGCGGCGGCGTCTATGAGCCATGTATAAGGGCCGCCGAGACAGTCACCTTCCTGGCCCCGAAGTACGGCATGGCCTTTTGTCCGGCGGCGGATTGCTGTGGCCGGATAATAACCGCGGATATTGGCGTGCCGCCCGAGGCTATACTGCCCAGAAGACCAAAAATGTCTCTTTATGAATCCGGCGACCTGCATAGGATGCTGCCGGAAATTTCCCGTAACATACATAAAACTGAGCGCGGCAACCTGCTTGTATATGCCGGCAGCGGCAGCTATCGCGGCGCGCCGCTGCTTACGGTCCGCGGCGCGCTGCGCGCCGGCGCTGGGCTTGTTTTTGCGGCGGTTCCTGACTTTATCGCCCCCCATATCTCCGCGGAGCTGCCGGAGGCTATCGTCCTGCCGCTCGCGACGAGAAACGGAGAGGTCGAAGGCGCGTCGGCCTCCGCCGTCATCTCCGAATGGCTGCCAAAATGCGCGGCGCTTGTAGCGGGGCCAGGATGCGGCCGTTCCGAGGGGGTGGAGGAGCTCTTCCTCTGGCTCTGGAAAAACTGCCGCCTGCCGCTGCTGCTGGACGCCGATATGCTCTGGTTCTATGGCCGAAATCTGTCTGAGCTGGCACCGCGGGCAGACGTCCTGCTGACGCCGCACAGCGCGGAGGCCGGACGCATTCTCGGCCTTACTCCCGCGGAGGTGGACTCGAAGCGGGCCGAGTGCGCCTTTGCGCTTACCGCTAAGACGGGACAGGCACTGCTTAAGGGGAGGAACACGCTGGTCGCTTCCTCGGAAGAGCTGCGGATGATCGCTGCGGGGTCGCCGTCGCTGGCCGTTCCCGGATCGGGCGACGTGCTGAGCGGTATCATCGGCGCGTTTATCGCCGCGGGGATTCCGATAGCCGACGCCGCTACGGCGGGCGCGCTGGCGCACGGATTAGCGGGAGAGGCTTTGGAGGCGCGCCTTGGGGTACGCGGAGCGCTCGCAGGGGAGATTGCCGATGAGATTCCGGCAGTGCTTAAGTAA
- a CDS encoding glucosaminidase domain-containing protein, which yields MDCLKKLKNRYFIGAERCRLFLRYGGLFCLLFCLLAVPWRAEGFSTIDFYRAAKKYKSVNPFGAAVHCSHETGDWQSRLWREGKNGAGIKANKAWKTLGMPYIDILSEEHIGGKSVMVRSSFRKYRSLKKFLGDYSRKIRDDYPISAKHNNNIWGYLGGLYKGRYGKWATDHRYFEKLALKAVKLAPEIYGRAWKKKLHRQFETAKGFGILEKWQERAIETAMGGGL from the coding sequence ATGGACTGTCTTAAAAAACTAAAAAATCGATATTTTATAGGTGCAGAACGGTGCCGCCTTTTTTTACGTTACGGAGGACTGTTCTGCCTTTTATTTTGTCTGCTGGCCGTTCCCTGGAGAGCCGAGGGCTTTTCTACGATAGATTTCTACCGCGCGGCCAAAAAATACAAGAGCGTTAACCCCTTCGGCGCCGCCGTCCACTGCTCACATGAGACGGGCGACTGGCAGAGCAGGCTTTGGCGCGAAGGTAAAAACGGCGCGGGAATAAAGGCAAACAAGGCCTGGAAGACGTTGGGAATGCCCTATATAGATATATTGAGCGAAGAGCATATCGGCGGAAAGAGTGTAATGGTAAGATCTTCGTTCAGAAAATACAGGTCGCTGAAGAAGTTTCTCGGCGACTATTCCAGGAAAATAAGGGATGATTATCCTATCTCGGCGAAACATAATAATAATATTTGGGGATATCTGGGCGGCCTGTATAAGGGTAGGTATGGGAAATGGGCTACCGATCACAGATATTTTGAAAAATTGGCCCTAAAGGCTGTAAAATTGGCACCGGAGATATATGGCCGCGCGTGGAAGAAGAAACTGCACCGGCAGTTTGAGACCGCGAAGGGCTTCGGGATATTGGAAAAATGGCAGGAGAGGGCCATCGAGACGGCTATGGGGGGCGGATTATGA